A DNA window from Helianthus annuus cultivar XRQ/B chromosome 15, HanXRQr2.0-SUNRISE, whole genome shotgun sequence contains the following coding sequences:
- the LOC110911648 gene encoding AT-rich interactive domain-containing protein 3: MLPEDDQEQDKPNSGELNPSSDEIRSNNFTVETTDDANNTEHDHKIGDSVTRSDSVAVVEKQVKLEDDVMDGDVAVVREVGDEVKTLENQKSFLLEPNSAGEDESGTEEEQAEFMKELESFHRERFLEFKPPRFYGEPLNCLKLWRSVIRHGGYEQVTSGKVWRTVGESFNPPKTCTTVSWTFRCFYEKALLEYEKYKMSIGDLPFSDTYPEPASSAKQPSINQTPGSGRARRDAAARAMQGWHSQRLLSNGEVGDPIIKDRTPSTSVRRDKRDIGLLKRKKPSPVERAVKLAHMKALKPQLDSAVVDVGLPADWVKINVQRTKDCFEVYALVPGLLREEVRVQSDPAGRLVISGQPEQLDNPWGVSPFKKVVSLPSRIDPHQTSAVVTLHGQLFVRVPFEQSAL; encoded by the exons ATGCTACCGGAAGATGATCAGGAGCAAGATAAACCTAATTCCGGTGAATTAAATCCATCGTCAGacgaaatcagatcaaacaatttCACCGTTGAAACCACAGACGATGCGAATAACACAGAGCATGATCATAAGATCGGTGACTCAGTCACACGGTCTGACTCGGTTGCAGTAGTTGAGAAACAAGTGAAGCTGGAAGATGACGTCATGGATGGTGACGTGGCGGTGGTGCGTGAGGTTGGGGACGAAGTTAAAACCCTAGAAAACCAGAAATCGTTTCTGTTAGAGCCGAATTCGGCCGGTGAAGACGAGTCGGGGACCGAGGAGGAGCAAGCAGAGTTTATGAAGGAGTTAGAGAGTTTTCATAGAGAGAGGTTTTTGGAGTTTAAGCCTCCTAGGTTTTATGGAGAGCCATTGAATTGTCTTAA GTTATGGAGATCAGTGATCAGGCATGGCGGCTATGAACAG GTGACCTCAGGCAAGGTGTGGCGGACAGTGGGAGAATCATTTAATCCCCCAAA GACTTGTACTACTGTATCATGGACGTTCCGATGTTTTTATGAAAAG GCATTGCTTGAATATGAGAAGTATAAAATGAGCATCGGGGATCTGCCATTTTCTGATACTTATCCAGAACCTGCTTCCAGTGCAAAACAG CCCAGTATAAATCAAACCCCTGGATCAGGAAGGGCCAGAAGAGATGCAGCAGCGCGAGCCATGCAGGGTTGGCACTCTCAACGTCTTCTCAGTAACGGTGAGGTTGGGGATCCAATCATTAAG GATAGGACGCCAAGTACGTCTGTAAGACGAGATAAGCGAGACATTG GTTTGCTGAAGCGTAAAAAGCCATCTCCAGTCGAACGTGCTGTCAAACTTGCACACATGAAAGCATTAAAACCACA ATTGGACTCAGCGGTTGTTGATGTTGGCCTCCCTGCTGATTGGGTGAAGATCAATGTGCAGAGAACT AAGGACTGCTTTGAGGTGTATGCTTTGGTTCCTGGACTTTTGCGTGAAGAG GTGCGGGTACAGTCTGATCCAGCTGGTCGCTTGGTTATATCTGGTCAACCAGAGCAGCTCGACAATCCATGGGGCGTTTCTCCTTTTAAAAAG GTTGTGAGCTTGCCGTCTAGGATCGACCCTCATCAAACTTCAGCAGTTGTAACCCTGCACGGTCAACTCTTTGTGAGGGTGCCATTTGAGCAGTCAGCCTTGTAG